A window of the Lactuca sativa cultivar Salinas chromosome 7, Lsat_Salinas_v11, whole genome shotgun sequence genome harbors these coding sequences:
- the LOC122194916 gene encoding DNA-directed RNA polymerase subunit alpha produces MVREKITVSTRTLQWKCVESAADIKRLLYGCFILSPLMKGQADTIGIAMRRALLGEIKGTCITCAKSEKISHEYSTIMGIQESVHEILMNLKEIVLRSNLYGTCEASICVRGPGYVTAQDIILPPYVEILDNTQHIASLTEPIELVIGLQIEKNRRYLIKAPNTYQDGSYPIDPVFMPVRNANHSIHSYENGNKEILFLEIWTNGSFASKLAC; encoded by the coding sequence atggtTCGAGAGAAAATAACTGTATCTACTCGGACACTACAGTGGAAGTGTGTTGAATCAGCAGCAGACATTAAACGTCTTCTTTATGGGTGCTTTATTCTGTCTCCGCTTATGAAAGGTCAAGCAGACACAATAGGCATTGCTATGCGAAGAGCTTTGCTTGGAGAAATCAAAGGAACATGTATCACATGCGCAAAATCTGAGAAAATATCACACGAATATTCTACCATAATGGGtattcaagaatcagtacatgaaattttaatgaatttaaaagaaATCGTATTGAGAAGTAATCTCTATGGAACTTGTGAGGCGTCTATTTGTGTCAGGGGCCCCGGATATGTAACTGCTCAAGATATCATCTTACCGCCTTATGTAGAAATCCTCGATAATACACAGCATATAGCTAGCTTGACGGAACCCATTGAGTTGGTTATTGGATTACAGATCGAGAAGAATCGCAGATATCTTATAAAAGCGCCAAATACCTATCAAGATGGAAGTTATCCTATAGATCCTGTATTCATGCCTGTTCGAAATGCGAatcatagtattcattcttatgaaAATGGTAACAAAGAGATACTATTTCTCGAAATATGGACAAATGGAAGTTTTGCGAGCAAGCTAGCTTGCTGA